Proteins encoded by one window of Paenibacillus urinalis:
- a CDS encoding DUF948 domain-containing protein, whose protein sequence is MIEVSVLIIAIAFAVLVVFLIKTLKTVQVSLDNVSKTLQEVRGTIDELGYEVKQTVRHANDITADVEHKMKQIDPVVTSVKNLGEILTEVTAAAKQVSSTLMNKFQKKKEGSVDTSVSRAADSSYTKSLPAPGMTTPTLAHHDNHSSRKWMNYVDIAADTWSRFRK, encoded by the coding sequence ATGATAGAAGTAAGTGTTCTCATTATAGCGATAGCATTTGCCGTGCTTGTCGTTTTCCTCATCAAAACATTAAAGACAGTTCAGGTCTCCCTTGATAATGTATCCAAGACGCTTCAGGAGGTTCGAGGTACAATCGACGAACTGGGATATGAAGTGAAGCAGACCGTTAGACATGCCAACGATATTACAGCTGACGTTGAGCATAAGATGAAGCAGATTGATCCCGTTGTGACATCGGTCAAAAACCTGGGAGAGATTTTAACGGAGGTTACTGCTGCTGCGAAGCAAGTATCCTCGACGCTCATGAACAAATTCCAGAAGAAAAAAGAAGGATCGGTAGATACATCAGTAAGCAGAGCAGCTGATTCCAGCTACACGAAATCATTGCCTGCGCCTGGTATGACAACACCGACTTTAGCACATCATGACAACCATTCTTCACGCAAGTGGATGAATTATGTAGATATTGCAGCAGACACATGGAGCAGATTCCGCAAATAA
- a CDS encoding DUF1328 domain-containing protein — MLKWSLIFLIVAVVAGIFGFFGIVEAAASIAKVLFFVFLVLFVISLFTGRSRSR, encoded by the coding sequence ATGTTGAAATGGTCACTAATTTTTCTAATTGTAGCGGTTGTAGCCGGAATCTTCGGATTCTTCGGTATTGTTGAAGCAGCTGCATCCATTGCCAAAGTATTGTTCTTCGTATTTCTGGTATTGTTCGTTATCTCTCTCTTCACAGGAAGAAGCCGATCGCGATAA
- a CDS encoding cation diffusion facilitator family transporter, translating into MNAYDDIKKGERGAWISIAAYLVLSAFKLICGFAFNSSALKADGFNNLTDIVASIAVLIGLRISRKPPDSDHAYGHFRAETVAALVASFIMAMVGIQVLIDAGTSLFEGTKEIPDIWSALVAGVAAVVMIGVYLYNRKLARQIRSQALMAAAKDNLSDAFVSVGAAIGIIGAQFGLPWMDTVAAFIVGLLICKTAWDIFRESTHSLTDGFDEDQLHDLRTTVAKTPGVQGIKDVKARLYGSHVMVDVVVEVARDLSIVEGHHISDTIEENMRRHHNIMHVHVHVEPEETRI; encoded by the coding sequence TTGAATGCTTATGATGATATAAAAAAAGGGGAGCGCGGGGCATGGATCAGCATCGCTGCCTATCTCGTTCTGTCAGCCTTTAAGCTTATTTGCGGTTTTGCTTTTAATTCAAGTGCTCTAAAAGCAGACGGCTTTAATAATCTGACAGACATTGTTGCTTCGATAGCCGTCCTTATCGGGCTGAGGATTTCACGGAAGCCGCCTGATTCAGATCATGCGTACGGGCATTTCCGGGCGGAAACGGTGGCAGCACTGGTGGCTTCATTTATTATGGCGATGGTCGGGATTCAGGTGCTCATTGATGCGGGAACTTCACTTTTTGAAGGAACGAAGGAGATCCCTGATATTTGGTCAGCTCTCGTTGCAGGAGTGGCTGCCGTAGTTATGATTGGAGTATATTTGTATAATCGCAAATTAGCCCGCCAGATCAGAAGTCAGGCGTTAATGGCTGCAGCCAAAGATAATCTCTCTGATGCATTCGTCAGTGTGGGGGCTGCTATTGGTATAATTGGAGCCCAGTTCGGTTTGCCTTGGATGGATACCGTTGCTGCATTTATTGTAGGTCTTCTCATTTGTAAGACAGCCTGGGATATCTTTAGAGAATCGACGCATAGTCTAACCGACGGCTTTGATGAGGATCAGCTGCATGATTTGCGAACTACGGTCGCCAAAACGCCTGGTGTGCAGGGCATCAAGGATGTCAAAGCAAGGCTGTACGGCAGTCATGTCATGGTCGATGTCGTTGTTGAGGTGGCAAGGGATCTAAGTATTGTCGAAGGGCATCACATCAGTGATACGATTGAAGAGAACATGCGGAGACATCACAATATAATGCATGTGCATGTGCATGTGGAGCCGGAAGAAACGCGGATCTAG
- a CDS encoding ABC-F family ATP-binding cassette domain-containing protein, which produces MISTSGITLRYGKRPLFEDVNIKFTPGNCYGLIGANGAGKSTFLKILSGEIEANQGEVHMTPGERMAVLKQNHYEYDEYPVLETVIMGHTRLYEIMKEKDTLYAKSDFTEEDGLRAGELEGEFAELNGWDAEPDAAALLIGLGIPRDMHEQKMAELSGNEKVRVLLAQALFGNPNNLLLDEPTNYLDLESIQWLENFLMDYEGTVIVVSHDRHFLNKVCTHIADIDFGKIQLYVGNYDFWYESSQLALALQRDANKKKEEKMKELQAFIQRFSANASKSKQATSRKKQLEKIQLDDIRPSNRKYPFINFKPEREAGKQLLTIDRLSKSVEGEQVLNDLSIVVNKGDKIAFVGPNGLPKSTLFEVLMGETEADSGEYTWGVTTSQAYFPKDNSKYFEGVDMNLVEWLRQYSKDQEETFLRGFLGRMLFSGEEALKKASVLSGGEKVRCMLAKMMLNGANVLILDEPTNHLDLESITALNNGLIDTDATILFTSHDHQFIQTIANRIIEITPTGVIDRQMSYDEYLENDEVKQLRAKMYPVEA; this is translated from the coding sequence ATGATCAGTACAAGCGGCATAACGCTCCGCTACGGTAAACGCCCATTATTTGAAGATGTGAACATCAAGTTTACCCCAGGGAACTGCTACGGCCTTATCGGGGCTAACGGAGCAGGGAAATCAACGTTTTTGAAAATTTTGTCCGGTGAAATTGAAGCAAACCAAGGTGAAGTGCACATGACACCAGGTGAGCGGATGGCCGTTCTGAAACAGAACCATTATGAATACGATGAGTATCCGGTACTTGAGACAGTGATTATGGGCCACACTCGTTTGTATGAAATTATGAAGGAAAAAGACACCCTTTATGCCAAATCTGACTTTACCGAAGAGGATGGTCTGCGTGCAGGTGAACTCGAAGGCGAATTCGCGGAGCTGAACGGCTGGGACGCGGAACCGGATGCAGCAGCGCTTCTGATTGGTCTTGGCATTCCTCGTGACATGCACGAGCAAAAAATGGCCGAACTGAGCGGCAATGAGAAGGTACGTGTTCTCTTGGCGCAAGCTTTGTTCGGAAACCCGAACAATTTGCTGCTCGATGAGCCTACCAACTATCTGGATCTGGAATCCATCCAATGGCTGGAGAACTTCTTGATGGATTATGAAGGTACAGTTATCGTGGTATCCCATGACCGTCACTTCCTGAACAAAGTATGTACGCATATTGCAGATATTGATTTTGGCAAAATTCAGCTGTATGTAGGTAACTATGATTTCTGGTATGAATCCAGTCAGCTGGCGCTTGCCCTGCAGCGTGATGCGAATAAGAAAAAAGAAGAGAAGATGAAAGAACTTCAAGCGTTCATTCAGCGCTTCTCTGCCAATGCATCCAAGTCCAAACAGGCGACTTCCCGTAAGAAGCAGCTTGAAAAAATTCAGTTGGACGATATTCGTCCATCGAATCGGAAATATCCGTTCATCAACTTCAAGCCTGAGCGTGAAGCAGGTAAACAGCTTCTGACGATTGATCGTCTGAGCAAATCTGTTGAAGGCGAGCAAGTTCTTAACGATCTCAGTATCGTGGTGAATAAGGGCGACAAGATTGCCTTTGTTGGACCTAACGGATTGCCGAAATCAACCCTGTTTGAAGTGCTGATGGGTGAAACAGAAGCTGATTCCGGGGAATATACTTGGGGTGTTACGACCTCGCAGGCGTACTTCCCGAAAGACAACTCCAAATATTTTGAAGGTGTCGATATGAACCTGGTTGAATGGCTGCGCCAGTATTCCAAGGATCAGGAAGAAACTTTCCTGCGTGGATTCCTTGGACGTATGCTGTTCTCTGGAGAAGAAGCACTCAAGAAAGCAAGCGTGCTGTCAGGTGGAGAAAAAGTCCGCTGTATGCTTGCCAAGATGATGCTGAACGGTGCGAATGTGCTTATTCTGGATGAGCCTACGAACCACTTGGATCTCGAATCCATCACGGCACTGAACAATGGTCTGATTGATACGGATGCAACGATTCTGTTCACATCCCATGACCATCAGTTCATTCAAACCATCGCTAACCGTATTATTGAAATTACGCCAACAGGTGTGATTGATCGTCAAATGAGCTATGATGAATACCTTGAGAATGATGAAGTGAAGCAGCTGCGTGCTAAAATGTATCCAGTAGAAGCCTAA
- a CDS encoding virulence factor yields the protein MKITSIEPTPSPNTMMLHLDEQLEAGIRRTYTLDNERSAPAFIRQMLHIPGVKSVFHTAGFVALDRKGNADWSAILGEVQEKLGQEGAQLQWAEGEAADGEHFGEAQVFVQFFRGVPMQIRVKAGAQEERISLSDRFVKAVTEVASATLIKERKLTDYGVRYGELADIAREVEQELEAAFPPERLQKVIKQAIAHGTKQEEFVEQRRDLTDEEIRTALQNDDWRVRYAALDQMEPTPERIDLIHTALKDEKMQTRRLAVVYLGDLKTPEAQELLYEAMQDKSPAVRRTAGDTLSDIGDPAATPVMMAALKDTSKLVRWRAARFLYEVGTEDAREVLEVAADDPEFEVSLQAKMALERIESGEQAAGTVWQQMAGRKRD from the coding sequence ATGAAAATCACATCCATTGAACCTACACCGAGTCCAAATACGATGATGCTGCATCTCGACGAACAGCTTGAAGCAGGCATTCGCCGAACCTATACATTAGATAACGAGCGTTCTGCTCCTGCCTTTATCCGCCAAATGCTTCACATTCCAGGGGTCAAAAGCGTGTTCCATACTGCCGGCTTCGTCGCACTGGATCGCAAAGGCAATGCAGACTGGTCTGCCATCCTTGGGGAAGTTCAGGAGAAGCTGGGTCAGGAAGGTGCGCAGCTGCAATGGGCTGAGGGTGAGGCAGCCGACGGGGAACACTTCGGCGAAGCTCAGGTATTCGTGCAATTTTTCCGCGGAGTCCCCATGCAAATCCGAGTCAAAGCAGGTGCACAGGAGGAACGTATCTCTCTATCTGACCGGTTTGTAAAGGCAGTAACGGAGGTTGCCTCCGCGACACTAATCAAGGAACGCAAGCTGACCGACTATGGTGTTCGTTACGGCGAATTGGCTGATATTGCCCGCGAGGTTGAGCAGGAGCTCGAAGCAGCCTTTCCTCCGGAACGACTTCAAAAAGTAATTAAGCAAGCCATCGCTCACGGCACCAAGCAAGAAGAGTTTGTTGAACAGCGCAGAGATTTAACAGACGAGGAGATTCGGACAGCACTGCAAAATGACGACTGGCGCGTTCGTTATGCGGCGCTTGATCAGATGGAGCCTACACCAGAGCGGATAGACCTGATTCATACGGCCCTGAAGGATGAGAAGATGCAAACACGCCGCCTGGCAGTTGTCTACTTGGGTGATCTGAAGACACCGGAGGCTCAGGAGCTATTATATGAAGCAATGCAGGATAAATCACCTGCTGTACGACGGACTGCGGGGGATACATTGTCCGACATCGGGGATCCAGCAGCCACGCCGGTCATGATGGCTGCGCTCAAGGACACCAGCAAGCTTGTTCGCTGGCGTGCAGCCCGTTTCTTATATGAAGTAGGTACAGAGGATGCCAGAGAAGTGCTTGAAGTTGCAGCAGATGATCCCGAATTTGAAGTCAGCCTCCAGGCAAAAATGGCACTGGAACGGATTGAATCCGGAGAGCAGGCAGCTGGTACGGTATGGCAGCAGATGGCGGGACGCAAGCGGGATTAA